The Rissa tridactyla isolate bRisTri1 chromosome 1, bRisTri1.patW.cur.20221130, whole genome shotgun sequence DNA segment TCTCCAAAGTACGTATTATACAGTGCAGTAAACAGCCTGTAGGCCAGGAGCAAAGACAGCAGGTTTAATTGGGCCAGCACAGTGCTGGGAGCTGAGGCCACAGCCTCTGAAGCAGTGACTGCAGGAGGCAGCGACTGCCAGAGACAGTCTGCCACCCCCGAGCTTCTACCAACATGCTCACCCTCtaatttggggaagaaaatgacAATCTGGCAACCCCCCCAGAGCGGCTGTAGGCAGTGACGGTAGGAGTGACTAAGGAGCAGACAGAGCTGCAGCCACCCGAGAAAGACCTGAGCATGCCCTGACATTCAGTGCTCCTGCTCCCACTGCTCGTTACCTCCCCGTGCGTGGCTCCGTGCACGGCCCCAGGATGTATTCCCGTTGCAGCAGACATGAGCAGGTAACACAGATTCCATTGAGGACCTGCGGTGATGGCATCCTCTCCCACGTGATGCCAGGAGTTGTGCGGTCATTAAGGATGAGGTTCAGACAATTAATGACATGAGGTTCAAACTACTAATGACCAGCCCTGAGACAGCCCTAGGAGCTCAGTGCCGTGTCTGTGTTCAAGGCAGGGAAATTCAGGTCACCTGCCCTGGTGCCTAGCTTCATTCTGCCTTCTGACACAATCGGTGGTGAGAGGTAAATGCCTTCTCTAGGCATCTTATGtaccatggggttttttttcttcatggcttGAATTTGATGGTTCAGAGGGACTGAATTAAGGTGCCATGGTAGCTGCTTGAGTGAACTGGAGGTACCAGGTACCACCACCATAGGAGGTGAGAACAAGGCCCTAAATCAAGCCATCTATTGGTCTTAAAAAAtctcttctagaaaaaaaatcacaagtgagAGGCTTGGTGCGGGGTGGCTGCTGAGATTCTGGAGGCTGTGTTGTGCTGTGGACCAAACTGGAGAGCTGCAAGCATCCCTTGCAGCCTAAACTGATGTGCTTGGGCAGGCAGCTCAGTAGAGCATACACTTCTCTGAAGCACTGCAAGGAAAATAAGGAGGGAGCACAGGATGTGGTCCGAGGCACAGCGTGTAGTAGTAGTCGTGACGGCAAATACACTTCAAGGCCCATTTTACACGTTGCCTTCTAGAAAGGGAAATTGCATCCAGTAACTCTCCTCTCTACTATTTCAGATAGACGATCCAGAAAATGATCTGCATGAGATGGTGCATGAAGCTGATGTCATTGGCACTGTGGCCAGCCTTGGTGCAAATCAAGCCCTGACCTCAGACTACGTGGGCTCCGGTTATGAGAGAGGGCTGCTCAATCCCAGCTTGCTCAATGAGGAGGATTTCCAGATGGCCACTTACACGCTCACGAACGCCGTCCCTCTGAGCCCATCTCTGAGCAAAAGCTGGCACAGAGACATTGGGAGGGTAGTGGAAGAAGCTCTGGTCCCTCACTGCTCCAAGAAGGATCATCTGTATCTCCTTGCAGGCGCAATTCCTTCCAGTGTCCGAGTTAAAGGGAAGGTGTCAGTGCCAGAGAGCCtctggctggcagcctgctgtGATGCTCCAGAGGGATGGTCCCTGGGACTGGTCAAAAAAATGAATGATGAAAACAGCTTAGCAGACCTCACGGTGggagagctggagaagcagcttctAGCAGGAGTTCACTTGTTtaagggcagctgtggggaagacAACCCAAGCCAGGAGAAAATAGAAGCAATACTGCAGGCTGTCAGTCAGATCCGCTCTGGAGAGCAAGTAGAAACAAGTGACAACCAGGAGGCCAAAGACAGTGGCTTGGTGAGGAAAGTGGCTGGTGTCATTGCTACCCCTTTCATCAAACTTCTGGAACTCCTCATCTATGTGTTTGTGGAGCTGGTgaaatttgtgttttattttctgtggcttGTTATCAAGCGGGTTGGTGGTGCAGTTCTGGATGGAGTCTACAGCCTGTGGAACGGGGTGGTGTCCTACCTTAAAGCCATAAGCATGGTGCTCATCAGCATCCCCTATGATGTGGGGAGGGTCATCGTCAACATCTTCCTGGGCTTCCTGGAAATTGTTCAAGATGTGGCATCCCTCACCTACAGGATTCTGCGCATCCCTGTGGGGTTTGTCCTTCACCTCGCTGCTTTCCCTTACCACTCCATCTGTGCCATTCCCTCCGTCCTCAAAGACATGGCCACCGGGATTGGGGGCACCTTCTCGCTCATCATTGATGCCACAGCCGCACTTCTGCATGGCTTTTATTACTTGGCTGGTCACATAGTCAAACGGTTTGTCCCTAAAGGCTCCTCTGATGACTGATAGGGATGGAAACCAAGGCTGCAAAGACACGGAGTGAAGGAGGAGTGGGGCGATGCTTTAAGATACATGGCCAAATGCTGTCAATTTTGTTCTGGTATTTATTGTAGTGACATTAATAATGATGAACTGATGGGGGAGTaacagagaaggctgaggtaaTGTTGCCGGGGGACGCCACCAGTTCTGCTGTTGTAAAGTGTTCGGGTTTTATTGGTGCAAGCCACAAAGTTCCTGTGATTTGCAGATGTCGAGATGCTTCCTCTGGAAGACACGTGGTAAATGTGGTATGGGGTTATTTCTTTCCAGCAAAGATAAAACTGAGATCTACGCACTGTCAGAGAGCTCCACAGAAGCCCATCCCTGCTGGAGAAGAGGTGACGGTCGGGGCAGGATTTTAGTTACAGAGAAGGAAGTGAGGGTGCAAGGATTTGGGGCTGGGAAATGATGGGGAACGAGGAGGGATGGGGGTGAAGTCCTACTGTTGGTTTCAGTGCTCATTGTGGAGGGGATGTGACCTGGTGTACCTCATAGTCCTCAGGCCTTTCCAGGCAGCTGAAATCACATGGATCTTGTTGTGAGGAAAGACCTGCTGCCTGTTCTTTCTCATGGTGGGAAAACATTCTCCTTTAGCCATACGGAAGTCATCTTCCCCCAACCCTTCCatgctctttggtaaccactgaAAGTCTAAGCCCTGAAGCTTCAAGACGTGGCATTCCATGATGGTCTAAGCCCCTGAAGGTCTCAGCCCTGAAGCCCTTGTGCCTGCTCTGAAGCCCAGCAGTGCCCGGGAGTCACGCTTTTGGCTTTGAATCCACTGCCACCCGCCCTGCCTCCCTTGAGAGCCGACAGTTCCCCAGGCACACAGCGGTATTGATGAGCCTGGGGTCTCCACAAGACggtgcccaggctggggatgggtaGCACCACGACTGTCCTTCTGGGGCTTGTTTTGAAAGCCCAGCTCGCAGGGGGAAAATTATCCTCCTAGATTTCCCTCTAgggcaaaagaaaagcagctctgcccttcccaccGGTCTGGGTCAGTGGCAGGGACATCCTTACAGGATGCCCTTACGGGACAGGAGATGCGTGGGGAACGGGGGGATTTTGCTGCCTTTGCATGAGGTGATTTGGTGTTTTCATAGCCCGTACCCAGTGGTAGGGTCAGAGTGGGGCTGGagccagccccgggcagggcagcagtGTCCCCTCGGTGCTGTGCTGGCAGTGAAGCTGGCCAGAGGGATGTCAAGGAATGGAGTCCTGCAAATGCGatggaagaggcagagggaatGGGACACTTGTGGTGAGTTGCTTACACTTGGAGGTCCTGGCAGGACTCATGGCAGGGGCCTCTGCTgccgggagaggaggagagggcgCGTGGCTGTTGCAGCTGGAGGGACCAGCGTGGccaagctcaacatgagccctAACAGCAAAGGCTTTTGCTGGGCATTTCCCTTCCTTAGCCAATTTCAGAAacctggaggggggaaaaagcagttGCGTTCCCCCTTTCTCCTGTGGGGACTATGGGCTGCCAGGtggggggagaggcggggggatGATCTGAGGCACAGCGTTTGTTTTGCTGTGAAATACCCAGCTGGTGAGCCGGCGCGGTGCCAGGCACGCTTCTGCGGGAAGGGGACCCAACCCCTATTCTGCACCGCTCGTCCTCCCTGCTTGCTCTTCTTCACCCCTCCTCCTCACCAGCGTGAGCCAGGACCCACAACGTCTGGCACACCGGAGCCGGCAGGGTGCACGCAGGAGCTTTGCAGGGAACCATCAGGAGTTTGCAGCTGGACAAGGGGCGCAGGGACGCCCGCCACTGCTGGAGGAGGGCACAGGGGCGCTGCCCTTCCACGGGGCTCGACTCATGAGGGGCTTTGGATCTCTTGGTTCGGCTGTCAGCAGGAGGAATGTTCTTAGTCTCAACAGCGTTTGCTCTGGCTGGACTCCCAGAGGCATTTGGGAGTCCTACAAGGATGGATCCTGCCCTTCACCCCCACCTCTGTCCCTCCCTCCAGCGCCAGGTTGGTTGTGGACCCTTGATCTGCCATAGCATAAAGAGTCCCAGGGGTGTGCAAGCCGGTGCTGCCATCCCTTTGGGGACCCAGTGGTGCTGTGTTGCTGGTGGCCAGTCCTGGGCTGAAGAAAGCCCAGTTACTCCATGCAGCAGCTTTTCTGCCTCACACAGCCCgtggtggggctgagctggggggagaTAGATTTGGGGGGCTACATAAGATTCGTCTGTTTCATGGCAGCGACAGAGGGCTGTTTCCTTAACTCAGGGGCTGCGTTCAACGCAACCAGCTGTGCCTGCACATCCCTGACCAGCTGGCATCCCGTTCGGCAGTGACGCTAATGGCGTTGGTGAGGATGCCAACAGTGGGGATGAAGTGGGGAGGTGGTGGGCTGAGCAGGGACAGAGGACAACTCGTCTCACCTTTTGTGGGCCACGGCTGGTTCATGGAGAAAGAGAGGCCACCCGGCAAGCAGCGCCGGCTTGGTTCCAAAGGAAAGGCAGCGTTTGTGTGCCAATAGGAGTCTAGTTGGGTGAAGTCAGCAGCGTTTTGCAAATCCCTCCTTTGCCTTGGAGCTGTTGGTACGGGGATTTTGGGTGCAAGAGGCAAGGTCCAGGTCACTGCtcccagcaggcagagagcagcctGCGGATGCTCTCCAAACGAAACTTTGCATCTTTTTCTACTCAAATATGCCTTCCCCGCTGCAGAGCCGGATGGGGAATTGGTTCCTTGCTCCTCTCGCAACCCCAGTACTCCTCTTGGGCTGTCAAGGCATGAAAGCAGCCGGCtcaggccccaggagctgccagggtGCAGTGACAGGGGCACCAGCCTGGTGGACCCAGGGTCCCCAGCAGCCTCTGAAGGCACATGTGGTGGCAGCCGCTCCCCAGTGCAGCCTGAGCATCGAGAAGAAGGCAGCTGCCCCCCAGAGCTGCCCGTCTCGTGCCTTCTGCATGGCCTTGTCTCTGACCCACCTGAGCAGACGGCGAGGCACTTCTCGGGGCTCCTGCACCCACAGCAGCTTCCCCACACCTTCACCCAGCAGCCCCCGCATCCCGGCTCCCACCAGTGCACCCCCCGGCCGCAGTGACGTGGGGGCTCGTGTGCCGAGAGGCGGCAAAGCTGAGACACCTCGGGAGGTCCGTCACCATCCCTGCCCAGCCTAGCTCGGGTCAGGCCAGCAGGTCCCTGTGCTGTGACCGTGTCTTCTGACCGCAAGTGGAGAGACCTTGAAATCTAAGGGGCCGCAGCACTGAGGGATTTGGGCAGATGTGGAGCGGTATTATTAAAAATTGTCTTAACGTGCTCGGATTTCAAACGCTAAGGACTGCAACCGGCACGGGGCATTGGTCTTCAGTGCTGCGTGTCTGAGCGGGCGATGGGAAATCTGCCTCGAACGCTCAGCAATTATCACAGAACAAGCAACATCCTGCTGCAAACTAATTACTGTTTGAGATTATTCTTATGTGGGCATGATTTATGGCTTGTGAGCTTTGCTCGATCCTTGGAAACGTATGGcttcaacaaaataaaagttactttTCCAGAGAGGGGCTGGTATCGTGTTTCTGTCACCGTTGCAAAGGAGATAATGCAGCCCGGGGTGCCCTGGCTAATCAAGAAAGCACCAGCAGCACAGTTGTTCTTTGTTACGGTTTGACATCCGATATTAATGGcccttttgtgcttttaaaacacCTTTCTTCTCTCCGAGCACTTTACAAGAGTCAATTCATTAAGCTGCGGAACCCGTAGGTAAAAGCTGGGGGGTTGCAGGCGGATTGAGCTCTGTGTGtgccaggagagagagagagggagaggggaccTTTTATTCTTGTGGGATGTGGTGAAATGCACCTGGGGTGCAGCGCGATGGCCGGTTTGGATACAGAAAAACCACATCACGGCCGGATGATTCTTCGCAGCCGACAGGGAGAAGCTCCCAGAAGCTCCCTCTTGTGCGATGCCGTTCCCTTGACTGGTTTTATCTTTTTAGAAGGAGAACAAGCAGTGCCTAAAAGTGGCCATTTTCCTCCACTGACAGTACGGAGATCCTGGGATGAATAAACCAGATGTTGGCACCTGCATTTTGCAGGTACCTCTGTTAATCTGCCTCTGGGCAGATGAATCCATCCAGTGGGGTCTGCATTCCTCTCGGGTCTTCAGGAACtggggagacactggcacaggttgcccagagcagctgtggatgccccatccctggaagtggtcgaggtcaggttggatggggctttgagcagcctggtctggtggaagatgTCCCTCCCCCATCCAGATCACCCGGCCCTTCTACCCAGGGGTCTCTCTGCACCTCGAGATGATCCTTGTGTCTGCTGCATCCACCCTGGGGCTGGGCACGGACAATGGCAGAGGGACTCAGCACGGCCCCTCGGTCACAGCCTGGGCTACGTCCTCTGGGTCACACTTTGGCTGCCGTTGCACGTTTCAGAAGCCGTTCACCTCTGCGTGGAGCTCCATCACCAGCTCGGCACCTCTCTCCGGCCAGGGAGCTGCTCCGGTTTGGAAGGGAATTGAGCCATGCTTGTTCCCGGGTTATCTCTTAGTcgtggaaaaggaaaagaaaagagaaaatggaaaaggtgTTGTAAAATAAATACCAGTGTATCTCGTTTGGCTGGGAAGGATTTCCCGGGAGCAAGGAGCGTGTCTGGGGTTTGCGTGTTAGCAGGGCTGCAGTCCCGCGGGACGATTCCTCTTCGCTCCACAGTCTCCCGGGCTGTTGGACTTACTCCGGTTTGGGACTGGATCTCACGCTGGGTAACATCTGCCATTGATTTCCACAGAACTGGTGTTTCCAGCCAAGCAGAAAGGCCTACAGACTTTCCAGCAGTGTTAGTGTTACAGCTGCTTGGAAAATCTCCAAGGAAGTAAATATATCCTGTCAGAACAGGGTGATTTATCAAatgtggtgggttgtttttttttttcatggcaattTGCCATTTTTAGTGGAAAAGATTTTTTGGGTCCAGGCTGAAGCAAGGACCAGAATTATCCAAGAGCAGCCCGTGGTCTGGTTTAGAGGTTTTGACGTGGATATTCAGCACTCGCTGCTAAGCCAAGCCTGGCACGTGAACGTGTCTCTCTCCACCTCAGAGGAGGGCCAGGGCCTTGGTAGCCATGGCCCATCTTAGCTGACGTCTCATCTTCTCCCATTTCTAAGGGTGAAAGAaaccctttttcctttccaaaaccacTGAAACTGTGACCATTTTCCTGGGAGGTAGAAGCTGTTTTCCACTGAGCCAGCAGCATCACCTGCAGAGCTGAAGCAGGGGCTTCGGATCCCCCCAAAGTATCATCTTTATTAATAACTTGatgccttaaaataattttacatggTGGAGGGCGGACATTTGGAGCAGATGTCACTGCATGTTTACTGCTGTGATATCGTGGATTTTGCCAAACCTCCCGATGTCTGCCGGTGGAAGGTGGTTATGGACCaaagccaggagctgcagcaggtgggCAGGATGGTGccagagggcaggggaggaacCACGGGAGCTCCTCAGtggtgggagcagagcagcagatggaTGGGAAGTTTCAAACCAAGTGGCTAAATAGTGAACAGTAATGGCTGCAAAGTGCTCTCTGCTCCGTCCTGACACCAACAAGCTGCTGAGATGAGTGGAGCAGCTCCAGAGGGGTGATACAATAGACCCAGGGAGACATCACTACCTGGATTTATGCCACCCAAGTGTGgacatttaaaatctgttctctgCATGCACTGGAGTCCCTCCATTCAATATAAATATCTCCCTGGCCTTTCACCTGGGCACCTCAGCTGGATGCCTGAAGCTGGGGCCAATGAAGCTTAGCTGGGGTTGGTGGCTGATGGGGCTTCTCCCACCCATGGACGCCATTGACGTAGGTCACCCAGATGATTGTACAGGTGAGATGGTCTTTCCTACAGCCCCTTGGAAGACTTTTGGGTCACTAAGTCCTTCCATGCAGCTAGGAATGATACCAGGGGCTGATGCCTCCTGAGTGCTGCTGGAAACAACCCCCAGCGCTCTCAGCCACGTTTGGGCAGTGGTGGGGATTTGTGCATGGTCCTGCCGCAACAGATGGCATTAACCACCACGTGCACCTCAAACCCTACGATTTGCCCTGACCTGTGTGGAGTCATCCCATCCCTTAAAGAACTTGGCCCACAATTTTTTGAGTTCATAGAAAACATGCATATTTGTGGGGTGGCTGAGTGCATCCTTCACCCTCAGGCATCCATGGGGTGGGACTATACACCTGTGCACGGTAGGTGACAGCCTGCACTCGGAAAAAACATTGCATTCCACAAAATTGAGATGAGTTATTTCATGTGGGGCTGCCTTCTCAAGGATCTGTGAGACcacagacctgctggctgcagaAGAGGTTTGAATGGTGACAATGAGAGAGGTGTCAATGATCTCTGAGGGTCATCGTCCCACCAGTAGACAGCTCAGGAAAAAGGGTGGCTGCTCAGATGCCGGGTGTCATCAAGAACCAGGGAAGAGGCACACGGGCTCCAGCAATGGAGGATAATTTTGTCCATCCCCACATCCTGTAATGCCACGGCTCATCCCCCCCAAGCCCCATCAGAGGGGGGTTTGGTGGAGCGGGATGTATCTGGGAACCTGGTACCTGTCCTTTGTTCCTCTCAGGAGCGTATTCAGGGTCTCACTCTTTCTCCATCACCTGCTCCCAGCTGTGAGCAGATGTGGGTGCTTGGCACTGAGCACATTCCCGCAAGGTGGCCTGCCGGCACCGCTGGGACGCCTGGGGACACAGCACCAAGGCTCTGGATCTCTGCGGTGGGGGGAATTTGCACTCAGGTCTACTAATTACAGCGGGTAAGGATGCCTCCGGCTGAACTTCTATTCCTCTTTTCtgtaaaattgcatttttcttggtttgtttgtctttttcagcatgaaaaatgaaagaaaaaaacctaggGGTTAGCTTA contains these protein-coding regions:
- the ENDOD1 gene encoding endonuclease domain-containing 1 protein, translating into MKTSVVFLLCISVFPGFSQGRVVGEDETGFAECNVFFPGQVPPEGFTERFHVKICQQYNKEPRFATLYSTKDKIPLYSAFKYTKPAQNEEESWLVEPQIDDPENDLHEMVHEADVIGTVASLGANQALTSDYVGSGYERGLLNPSLLNEEDFQMATYTLTNAVPLSPSLSKSWHRDIGRVVEEALVPHCSKKDHLYLLAGAIPSSVRVKGKVSVPESLWLAACCDAPEGWSLGLVKKMNDENSLADLTVGELEKQLLAGVHLFKGSCGEDNPSQEKIEAILQAVSQIRSGEQVETSDNQEAKDSGLVRKVAGVIATPFIKLLELLIYVFVELVKFVFYFLWLVIKRVGGAVLDGVYSLWNGVVSYLKAISMVLISIPYDVGRVIVNIFLGFLEIVQDVASLTYRILRIPVGFVLHLAAFPYHSICAIPSVLKDMATGIGGTFSLIIDATAALLHGFYYLAGHIVKRFVPKGSSDD